The following coding sequences are from one Lolium rigidum isolate FL_2022 chromosome 6, APGP_CSIRO_Lrig_0.1, whole genome shotgun sequence window:
- the LOC124663550 gene encoding uncharacterized protein LOC124663550 gives MGPRDSPPSELGGSGNGARADVARKAKEVERMLAKLEEAGVEIDDKIASIIDDEVARIRAEAEREKNIDALKDNGLLVLYTITTVAVGFLLGADFVAKSLPAQLAKIILFGGK, from the exons CTGGGTGGATCCGGCAATGGAGCTAGAGCTGATGTTGCTAGGAAGGCCAAGGAGGTGGAACGTATGTTGGCAAAGTTAGAAGAAGCGGGAGTGGAGATAGATGACAAGATAGCTAGTATTATTGATGATGAGGTAGCTAGAATTAGAGCTGAAGCTGAGAG GGAGAAAAACATCGATGCACTAAAAGACAACGGCTTGCTGGTACTGTACACTATTACAACTGTTGCTGTTGGTTTCTTGCTGGGAGCAGACTTTGTTGCAAAGTCCCTCCCTGCGCAACTGGCCAAGATTATCCTTTTTGGTGGAAAATAG